The Chelonia mydas isolate rCheMyd1 chromosome 1, rCheMyd1.pri.v2, whole genome shotgun sequence nucleotide sequence GCTTGGAGAGCAGCCCCGGTTCGCAGCTCAGCAGCCCCTCCAGGCTCTCCCACCTGCCGTCCGCGGCCGAGAGCATCCAGGCGTGCTCCAGGGGGTCCAGCGCTACCGAGCTCCCTGCGCTGCTCTCTTCCTCGGCGGAGGAGGAGGCCAGCGAGGCGCTGTCTGAGTCCCCGCCGCGGGCTCGGGGGGCCCCGGGGAAGAAGCTCCGTTTCAGCTGGGGGGAGCTGCCCATCATCAACTCGCGGAAGTTCTTGCGGCTGGACCTGGGGGTGGCGCCCCCGCCGGAGCTGCCCGGCGAGCAAGGGGAGCCGGAACCGGCCTCGGCCCCCTCCTCTTCGACAAGCCGGGCAGGGGGAACCGGCTCCTCCCCGCCGtgccccggctgcagcccccggGGCACGTTGCGCCGCGAGCTCCTCTTCCTGCCGCCGCCCGGGGGCGCCTGGCCCAACCGGGGCAAGTCGCTCCTGCTCCCCGCCTGAGGCGGCTGCTGCGGGCAGCTGGGGGGGCCCTTTCCCTGGAGCGCCCCATCCTCGAGGTCCGACTTCCCTGGGGCAGCGGGCGCGATTTCCCGCGGCTGCCCCCCGGGACAAGGCGAGGAGTCCCGGCTCCGCGGTGCCGAGTCCGCCTCCTCGTCAGGGGTCACCGCGATGCTGGGCAGCGGCTCCAGCGCCGCCGGGGGATCGAGGGGGGCGGCGTCCGCGATGCTGGGCAGCGGCTCGGGCCCGGGCGCCGCCGGGGGATCGAGGGGGGCGGCGGCCTCGCTGCCGCCGGGATCGAGAGGCTGGTCACCGGGTGGCGAGTCCTGCTGGTCCGCAGCCGGGGTCCCCGCGGGCCGGTAGCGCCGCCGCAGCTGAACGTACTTGGCGCCGGAGCCGGGCTCCAGGTGCACGGTGGCCACGGCGTTGACCAGCTCCTTGAAGCGCTGGCGGGCCCGGGCGCGGCGCTCCGGCTCCGGCGGGCTCAGCCAGCCCCGGAAATGCTCCAGCAGCTCCGCGTTCCGCGCCCGCCCGCCCCGCGCCGCCAGGAACCGCAGCACCGACTCCGGGCTCAGCGCCGGCTCCTCGGCCATCGCGCCCCACGCTCAGCGCGGCCCCAACCTCGCCGCGTCCTGCGGCGGCTCAGGGCGCGGCGGCCGAGCGCTCCCCGCCCCTCGGTAATGCGGCACCGGCAGCATCTCCCAGCAGCGGTTCAATCAGTGCGGCGGCTCGCGGCCCATTAtacaggcgggggcgggggcggttcAGGGACCGTCCGCTCCCAGCTCACGTCACCTCCGAGACTCCAGCCCGCCGCGTGCGGGGATCGCCCCGGGCCAGGGGTGCGAAGCGACTGCAGCGCGGCCCCTCCCCTCGGGCCGCCCCCCGTGACCCCACCCCCCCTGCGCCACGCCCCTCCCCGCCCGTTTGcttggccccgccccctccctccccgcgcgCGGACCCTCCAGCTGCGGCCGGTTACATTCCAACCGCCTGGAGCTTCCCGCGCGccgcgcccctccccctcccgcggCGGCCGCCCGGTGTCATGGCTTCCTCCGAGGTCGCTCGGCAGCTGGTGAGTCCCGCCCGGGGGCGCGTGAAACTTtctcgtctctctctctctctctgcccccgcccccggtcTCCCCTCCGACCGCACCCGAAAAACTTCCTCCGCCGGGCCAGGCCGCAGAGACCCCGGTCCGAGCCGCGCCCGGCCCCTTCCCCCCGGGCTGAGCGCGTCATGCcggccccaggctcccccccgccccccagtcacCGTCCGCCACAGCCCCTTGCCCCCACGGTCCCTGCTCCCCCCCGCCGAGTCACCCACAACGAGCTCGTGAGACGCCCCCGAGGGAGACTCGTGTGTGGCGAGCTCGCGgcgaggggcaggggcggggagcagggcatAGGACAGGGTCAGGGTTTTGCCCTTCGGTTTCCAccccaggatctcaaagccccTTACGCGCCGCTGGGCGATGGAGGCCCGCAAAGCGGGCGACTCCCCCATTCAAATCAGTGTTTGGTTGTAAAAGTCTGGGAAGACTCCGGGCTGTGCCCTCAGAGCTGTCCTTCCACGTTATGAGCAAACCAAAGGAGGGAAGCGTCGGTCGGCGTGACACCGTGATGCATTAGCTTAACTTTTATTCTTTCTGAATGCTTCCTTTTCGCTCTAGACTGAGGTGGAACTTTAAATTTGTTGTTAGCAAGTCGagatgagggggggaaaaaaaaagcttatgAACATTGATTCACATAAGAACCATGAGTTTGCTTCAACTGTACTTACAACAGCTTTCACTTGTGACTGCTTTTACATTTGTCCCGGCAAAAATGCTAACAGCAAGGTAGGGTTATGAATACTTGTTAAAATATGTAATTACTTCAGAAGTATTCAAAAAGTGGCAATCTTGAAAATTGTCAATTTGGGAGCCATCCAGACATAGGAACCAATCCAGTGCTATTCAGATTACCAGTCATGCAGCAtaaatttataaaaagaaaaggagtacttgtggcaccttagagactaaccaatttacttgagcataagcttttgtgagctacagctcacgaaagcttatgctcaaataaattggttagtctctaaggtgccacaagtactcctttttgtgaatacagactaacacggctgctactctgacaccatACATTTATAGTTAGAGTATTTGCTATCCATAATGGTTGCGAACTGTAGCTCCCAAACAATGCACAGCATACGTTTGAATAAAAAAATTCCCCAAATAATTTCTAATAATGAGCAAATTTGTCAATTTACTCTCAGTTTATAGGTAAAATTGTGAACAGAAATGTGTATCATGCCATAATCCTGTACTGAACCTGTGTACGAGGCCCATACACCTGCATGTCTGTTGACTACAGTTTGCAGGCTCTGTCAGCGTTCTAAAATTATTACTAGAAGATCCCATTCTGAGGCTTTATCTTGCTCAAAATGGATGAGAGTTGCTGCAtatttacaacaacaacaaaaatctaataGTCTTGGTTATGTGTTCACATGCTTCAAGGAAAACCTTGCTCTGCATCCTGGCAAATCCTGTCAACTTTCCACTTCTTCCTTGTTCTTCAGATACACAAATCCCAAACTTGGCCCAGATTCACTTTTATTTTTGATGTAGTGAataatttgacaggtttcagagtagcagctgtgttagtctgtgtccgcaaaaagaaaaggagtacttgtgggaccttagaaactaacaaatttatttgagcataaactttcgtgagctacagctcacttcatcggatgcatgcagtggaaaatacatgcatccgatgaagtgagctgtagctcacgaaagcttatgctcaaataaatttgttagtctctaaggtgccatgaatAGTTTGATTAGCTCATGACATAAAGACACATCTTCTGCCCTGTTCCATCTCAGGTGTTGCTTTGTTAGAGACATGAGGGACACCAAAGTGGCCTAAATAACCAGCTGGGGATTTGTCTTGTTTAGAGGAATCCCTGGGTAGAGTTTAGTTGGCTGTTCTTGTGCTTTTCTGTCAGATGAGGCATTTTGAAAGGTGTGTGACCAAAGTGCTGAATGCTGATGATTCTTGGCTGTTGGATAGTCCCTGGGGGCCATTGTAGTGACATAGATTAGAGAAGTGTTGTGGTAGAATTGTGCCCTGATTACTCCCAATCGGAGAAGTGCGAAGTCTCTTTTCCTTCACTTTCCAGACTTGCCCCTAGATTCAGTGCTGAACACTGCTTTGGTCCATCCAAAAGAAGTAGCCCATTGCATTCCATtttgtgaatatttaattatgCTTTATAttgccttattgggatccaggaagtgggcgggcaaagcccacCCACtactaaaggatcccccccccagcctaaggggggggtccacaggacctggaaaaccaagtaattacggggacaactaatgaacaacagggacgggagtgcagtcaaagggtcaaacgaagggaaccggactgGGACAtcgagcagaggaccccggagagtgcccactgctcctcaaaggcgtcaagggagtcagtggacactgcccagaggaactctgcccagagacgtgaacggacagaggatcggaaataggccccacagtcgcaggagattccatcagccaacctcctcaccctggttttatagatggccactttagccagggccaggaggaggttgactaggaggtcccgcgacttagtggggccatggacagggagtgcgtaaataaggaggtgaggggaagagtgcaaacaaaaccttaacaaaatattcgtgaggagcttGAATAGgagctgcaacctggcgcattccAGGtagacgtgtgccagggtttccctcatgccgcaaaaggggcaggtgtccgggattggggtgaaacgcgccaagtacacacccgtgctcacggccccatgaaggagccgccagctgATATCCTCGGCGGGCTttgggactaaggtggaatataagctggcccaccagggctcctcaccctctagaggtggcaggaggtcccaccactttctGTTAGGGCAGGACatgagggtgaggacatgaagggtgtggagcacgagcatgtagaGATGTTTCTTTGGCGCGGTCtagaaccggaccggctgcagctcgtggagccggctcacggtgaaggggcggggggataggtcgggtccacggggcaggggcccgatgaaaaggtccggagggcctggggtggagggtgggcagggcgcGCCCTCTTGCAGGACCCGGtcaaggtaaacccgagcagtggccggcaaagcggccctcacctcctgaagtatgcgcaggggagtacaaggtctggagagccccatgcgctgagcgagcgtcaggggatccagccagtctccccggtcgtagtccaggaggtctccgattgCAGTTTTATATTGCATGTTGTATATAGCATTCTGTATAGAAAGAATTATAGAGGGAGTAAACTAGAGAACAAAAGTTTCACAGGCTGGACTCATGACTCTTTTATATGAGCAGAAGGGAAAAACTGCAAAAGACTAGCATAAAAGAAGAGTTGAAATTTAAAAGATAAATATGCCACATAGTATTCTTGTGGGTTAACTACACTGAGAGGAGATTTGAAAAAATGCAGTATCAGCAAAAATGAAATGTGGTGGGGATTTAAAATTTATCAGTAGGCTTACAGATTTGGAGAGGCAAGAGAATTCTAGATAGGGCagcacaagcaaacaaacatTACCCAGGAGaatagcagggaggggaggggaccaaTATAAAAATGGATGGGACAAGTTCGAGGGTAGTTTGGAAACACAATTTTAGATTGGATTGTAGATATCATAGTTAGAGGGAAGTGGAGACAAATAGTCTAATTTCTCAAATTAACAAATAGTAGTAAAGTGCTCCAGACAATTTTAATTGAATGGGGTTGGCATTCAATCttcacagaaaaacaaacataaaatt carries:
- the SOWAHC gene encoding ankyrin repeat domain-containing protein SOWAHC, with the translated sequence MAEEPALSPESVLRFLAARGGRARNAELLEHFRGWLSPPEPERRARARQRFKELVNAVATVHLEPGSGAKYVQLRRRYRPAGTPAADQQDSPPGDQPLDPGGSEAAAPLDPPAAPGPEPLPSIADAAPLDPPAALEPLPSIAVTPDEEADSAPRSRDSSPCPGGQPREIAPAAPGKSDLEDGALQGKGPPSCPQQPPQAGSRSDLPRLGQAPPGGGRKRSSRRNVPRGLQPGHGGEEPVPPARLVEEEGAEAGSGSPCSPGSSGGGATPRSSRKNFRELMMGSSPQLKRSFFPGAPRARGGDSDSASLASSSAEEESSAGSSVALDPLEHAWMLSAADGRWESLEGLLSCEPGLLSKRDFITGFTCLHWAAKHGRQELLAMLVNFAHKQRLPININARTSGGYTALHLAAMHGHLEVVKLLVGAYDADVDVRDYSGRKASNYLSQSTTEEMRSLVGALQEEGEGAVGNGSGRWRLSKVLPSNLIAYRLSHHHQGQGEETESGEGAAALGKGKEMSRKASNSGRMKPRLNKIRFRTQIIHTTPSFRAEEEEEEEQEEKPLKTSFKLRPKSNVFG